In Zerene cesonia ecotype Mississippi chromosome 12, Zerene_cesonia_1.1, whole genome shotgun sequence, the genomic stretch TTGTTTACAAACTGCCCCGTAACCCAAAACAATGTACCAGGGTAGTAGAAGTGGGAAGAGTATGTAGTTAGTACTGggaaatattgtttacatagTGCTCTGGAATTCAAAACAATGTACCAGGTTGACATACTTTTTAGGAGCAGGTTATTAATGacgtgattttaatttttgacgTAAGTAGCCGACTGATGATCGTTATTAAATAAGTCAGTAAAATCGTGTTTCttcagtttataattattattcaaacaatatatttaggACAGTTACGATTATAAGTGGAAACATTATTCAAAAGCAGATCAAAAGTTGTCTTTCCACAAATAAATGCcatatctttttataaataattaaaagtagtTCATAAATCACAGACTCTCTGTTCtgacaaatataaaagttcCACTTACACCTTCATCCcctttatcattttaatgttttaaaggacatatgttataatttactcAGATCGATTCGATTCGATTTCAGGACGTAGTGGCGTCAGTGGCGAGCGCATTCAGCCTCGTGGGGTGGGAGTGGGCGCGCTGGATCGTGTCCGTTGGGGCCGTGTTCGGGATCTCCGCCAGGtgacatttgaatttaattaaaatttgtaggTTTGGTAAGGTTGTTGGAATGAATTTCGGTTTTTTGATTTATAgttaatagaattaaaatatacgttttaGAATCTACTTACACCTTAAATAATAtggtaaaaagtttttatcaaTCGGTTGAAGTTGAACCGACCTCAAAACCACTCAAATACGAATGATTAactaatataaactaaatataatatataactaaataacatttaataactaTAAGCGCTATTCACTCATCTATTGGAAGTCGGTGCCAACCAAGCCAAATAGGCAGTAGTGAGTTAGtacttgtaatattatgtgtttatgaCGTAGTATCTATTAtctacttaatttattatgatagtatttattatattcaatgttCACCCTTTAATGAATGTATAGTTTATTCGGCGCCCTGTTCCCGCTGCCGCGGCTGCTGTACGCGATGTCGTCTGACGGTCTGCTGCCGCACTGGCTCGCAGCACTGCGCAACAAGGCGCCCGTCGCTGCCACTCTGCTGCCCACTGCTGTTATTGGTATCTGTTTGcttgtatttgaaaatattactagcgatatatttttttcgagTATGATTTTGGTTATGTGTAAAATACAAGTACAAATAAACCGAActgtcttttttatattcaaatcgaGAGGTAGACCTAGGATTCGTtttcttatcctactaattaaTAACACGTTATTCCATATTAATAGTTAGCTCTtcttagttttaaagatattaatatCACCTTGTTGTAGCTGTGCTGTCGGCCATTTTGGATTTACAAGagctggtgatgatgatgtgtGTTGGGACCCTCCTCTCCTACACCATTGTGGCCGCTTGTGTCATACTGCTTCGGTGAGacggtttatttatttaacttcttaaaacattattaatgcGAATTTGTCAATACCAGATTCATGTAACAGAAAAAGGAAGAATACAAGAAAAGCATTTACCTAAATCTTTATACCTAAAACTAGTAGTTGCCCCCTGATTCGCTTTATCCCCCAGGGGGTTGAATTTGTCATAATCTTTTCTTAATGGATGCTTCAATCATAGTGGCTATATTTGGCTGAACGTTGATAGCATTAGCCATATTTgcgtttttatataacaagatggaacacaaaaacttaaaaatatataaaagtgctTTGAGTCTCAGTTCTTGgtgaaatttacaataaatgaagGAACtcgttttatatatgtatttcatttatacatttataatgaatgcattataaagctttatttctttattttgcattACAGATACCGCTCTGATTCATCGTCAACAAGCAAacgaaattttgtgaaaatagtTCTGGGATACGGCGAGAAATATCCAACTAAGACAACAtccaattttatcaaattcataTTAGTTTTGTTTGGTGAGATAGATTCGTTACTTagtgttaaaattaatctaGTTTAGTGTTAGACTAAACAAATGGCCTTTGTGGGATAAACAAATACCGGACTACAAATAATACTGTTTCGCACGGTGAGTGGGAATCCTCCGACTTTtctttccttttctttacccttcccagtccattcctttatttcctTAGTCAATCCTctatccttatcctttactcctaaacgcatttgcagcagccctgcctctgtgaatgttcacgggcggtggtgatagcTTACCATTCGGCGAACCACCAACTCGGTTGCCCGCaagtagataaaaaaatactataattgttGCTATTTCCTTACAATTACAAAGTCTAAAAAAccagttaataaaaatttcctaTCATTTCAGCGAGCGTATGTCTCGCCACAGCTCTAATATTGACCCGTGTGGAAAGGCCGCTGATTCCCGCCGCCATCCTGCACTGCGCGGGCTTTTTGCTGATCGTTGTGATGGCTCTGCAGCCGCAGAATAAGGAGGAGTTGGCTTTTAAGGTGAATTTAGTTAATGCTATTTGTTATACTTGCTTCTGTTATTCATTTagtcattgttttttattatcctgCTACTGCTATTTTTTTACAAGCACAATTTTTCGGAATTTCTAAAAGTcggtaatttttataaaattttggttGCTCTCTCCGAATTTCAAATTTGCTATTCGGTCCGCCATTTTAAAAGATCGTGCCTAATAGTAACGTCAATAACTCCTGTCTGACTCAGTTTATGATAAAACCATGTACAAAATTAGAGAAGATATTtcgaaaattaataatctattgTTAAAGTATATAACGCTATAACGCCTGCATGAATCAGTttgaaaaaattcttattCACCGTGTCTACTTgacatatttgaaaaacacTCCACCTCATCATAAAACCCTAAATAAATGTGGCATGCTGCAaaattgtttcctttttttacaataacttAGTAAAGACTAATGTATGTCAAAAAGTGTGAAGTTTGTTGTCTCCTTTCAGCTAAatccatattataatatcttgaaATATAAACCAATAAACTACAATTTTATTCCAGACTCCCCTTGTGCCTCTCATCCCGTGTCTCAGCATGTACGTGAACATCAACCTCATGATACTCATCAGCGTACACACTTGGATACGAGTCCTTGTTTGGATAGCTATTGGTaagctaaaaattataattattttcatatttaaataatttgcgaTTTTAAGAGATGGGCATAATAGGTGCTAAggttaacaatttaatattttgtgaaatttgCTGGTCGCCGTGAGTTGCAAacgtatatgttttataaaatagtaatataataaaaagatttcgACATAGTACTGAATAATAATCATCCTgagtatttgattttatacttatagtaTAAGCAACTTATAATAGCTTGTGTTGTTTTCAGGAATaccaatatacataatttgtgTCTGTTGCTACAAGAGAAAAGAAGAGTGCGGAGGAGATGAAGAAGAGTCGCACGTGGGAAAGAACGGAAAGCCTGCCGTTCAGATATTTGTCGAATCGCCTACACCTCCCGATACTATAAACCATAGTAGCAACGGAGGTGACCGTAATGCGGAACAGAAAGAGAGCACGCTGGTTATACAACAAGAGAATATTAGAAAAATGCCATTCATTACGGAAGACATAATAGTACAGCATGCGTATATCGAAGATAATGAAGAGAAAGAAGCGAAAATCATAGATTTACTCGATCAGGTTATTCAAGCCGAGGAAGAATCGTATGGAGAGATCATAAGTTTAAAAGATCACACTGAAGACGAAGATGACGCTTCAATTGCACACGAGCCTCATAGGAAGTCGATCAGTGAACTGTCGGATGCCGGTTCAGATGCATCTATGGGTAATCAAGTATTATCTAAATATGATGTCATAGCGCAAGTACATAGAGAAGATTTGCCCAGACTCGAAGAAGAGGAGGAGAAAAGCGAGAAACCCATTGAAAATGCCGATATTGGAACCATCGATACAGATGATGTGGAAAACGACACTGttataattagaataaataatgcggacgaagaaaatattgaagaaTTAAACGAAAGTGATAACAATTCGAGAACTGATGAGTCAGGTTATTCAGATACTTTGGATAAAACGCCTCTCAACGAATTATTCGAAGAAAAGGAACAATTCCATATACCAGTACCACCGCCGCTCGATGAAAATTTCTTCACCAGTCCCAACTTTAAAAAGTCGTACACAATTTCCTCTAAACCAACCAAGATGAGATCTAAAGAACTAGAAGAAGAGGCTAAACCTCGTGAAAGCGTTCAATCGAACGGCTCCTGTGACGACGGGCCGATGATATTTGGCAGCGACAAACAGATCAACTTCATGTCCAAACTGAACAACATTTTCCAAAACAAAATGTCTtctgaaaatgaaaatgaagatGAAAAGAGGACACGCTCTCATTCGACAGGCAACGTGGTGGAGCATACTGACATAGCTGCTCTGAGCCGGGAAAGACCACAACTGTTTtacgatttgaaaaaagaaataatttcaaaggAAACAGCACAAAATCTGAAGCCGGTGAACGCTGAAGAGAAAGAAGCTGAACCAGAACCTGAACAAGATAACGTCAGTTTGAATAGAGAAGAATTAAAGTCGAAATTAGAGAATATTTTCGCATCGGGTGGACCTCAGCCGCTTAAATCAAGGCTGATGAAGTCAAACCCGCCCACTCCCGAAGAGGCGTATCAAACGGACACATCGAGTACTGAAAGCATACCAAAGATGCCGAAAATGGAGAAAAACGATACTTTAAAAAGGCAGAAAGCGAAATTCGGGGAAGTGCTGAACTCTTTCCGATTAACTCTAAAAGACGATCAAGTGTAGCTGTtgctatttgtaaatattataggacttgtatacatttaatttggttAACTACTTCCGGGTGTGCGAACCTAGTCTTATGTTTAAGtgccttatttatttatgtaggtaatgcaaacattttattataataaaagtattacagagttacattataattattgtcaatGTTTTAACGCACAGTATGTAAGAACTGACGTTTTGTAAAaggttaaaaatgtattatttttgttagtaCTAAAGGACcaaaacgtttttaataactttgttCCAGATTTCATGAGGCCAATGTGTATGTTTTTCCTTGTTTAACATTAACTGCTCAATATTAGTAGAGCACTTTGCATGATTGGTTAAAACGAATTGTAATTGTAAGGtaataaatagcaataattAAGCAAATCGAGTCCTGAAAGACTGAGGTGGTTATTATAGAGGGATGGTTCTTTTGCTCTTGTTGTCTAATTTTATAAggtaataaatgaatgttagtGAATtatcgttttgttttatttctagatACGATATTAAGAAAAGCAAACTTAATCATCCATCAGTTAGTAATTTCTGCCTTTATAAGCcactaaatacataataaaacaggtataatacaaataagggtcactttaataaaacaacaatttccggaatataaatatataaaaaaaacacattatctAGTGCGATCAACGCGTTTCACTCTGGTACATCTTCTGGATATACTCCTGTACTTCCATTTCTTGGGCACAGCTGAGAATGACGTCATCTATCAGCTGCTCCGACACCCTGGAAAtaagtgataaatataaaatttaataaaaatcttaaaatatgatgataatttaacttatcaagtaaattaattagtatattCCTTGTTAATTGCGAATGATCATGACTGCAATTAATCAATTTGtgacaaaaaatgtaaacaaagatATCAATTGATTTATcgattatttgtttcaatttattgttcgacattaatttactattattatcatttaggtTATCAACACATCAGTCAATGGTGGAAACTATCAGAGGACCTATTAGCCTACATTTCACAATTACGcctttattaattgtttacacATTGCCATGTTTCGTGAATAAATTAACGATATACAAAACAACTAGTTCATAGAAGGTTGATAAACCTTAACaatttttgtcaaattattttatgctataagcgggcaactgagctggtgatatgcttgatggtaagcgatcaccacaacccatgaacattcgcagacgTAGTGTCTCTTTCAAGggaaaagggataaggaaaataGGTGAAATGTTTCTGgtcgatatatatatatatgagtgatgttttttttttatataagctgGACGTAACTGTGGAGaggtaatttttttgcatGCTCCTGCTGTTATTATGTTCATAAATAGTGTAAGAGTATTCTGAAAACTCGGTTACTGTACCGTTTGCTGCTGTTGTTGTTGTCGCTGATGAGCATTTTGATCATCTCCCAGAGCTCTTGTACAGATTGTTATCATCCCAGATGCTGATGAACACATTCGACATGACCATGGTATCATTAGAAAGGATCTTACTTGCTGTTCACCTTCTAGAGCTCTTCCGCAGAACACTTATCATCCCAGAAgctgaaaaatatattctttaggATCGTAATATCATTAGGACGAAGCTTACCTGagcaccaccaccaccaccgtGGATTTCCCACAGCAGTTACACCNNNNNNNNNNTCACCTTCTAGAGCTCTTCCGCAGAACACTTATCATCCCAGAAgctgataaaaatattcatcacGATCGTAATATCTTTAGAACGAAGCTTACCTGACCACCAACACCATCACCACCACCGTGGATTTCCCACAGCAGTTACACCTGCAGCCGACCAGCCCATCCTGCACAAACAGGGCGCGATTGTAACCCACCTGCCGATCACCTCCCAGGGCTTCCCGACGGCGCTGTTCGCGTACATGCAGCTGGCGAGCATGTGCTGCACGAACTTGGTGCGGTAGGCGTGCAGGCGCTCCGCCACCGCGTCCGGCGTGCACAGCAGCATGCGGTACTTCTCCATGTCTTTGCTCGTGGGCGGGTATAGAGGACGCGGTGTCTTCTTCTGGATTGTTTCTTCTAGTATCtgtaacagattttttttattctgttatcTCTCGATATGGAACGCATGTTATAGGACcgaaaagtaaatttaaatgaagtcCACTATTCGCCTCGTTGGTCttgtttttaacgttttcCTTTATTGTACAAGATTATGTAAAGAATCGTCTCAATGGAGAGTGAGTACTTTCAGAAATTCATTCGGCTGGATATGTAAgagaaaaaaagtatataggtaaaaaagtatttaagtaGCCATATGTCAATAGCAAGAATAAAGTCATTACCATAACATACGACATTGCATggactttaaataaataaaaggggATAACATTAAAGTATGCCCACCCGCAACAGTTGCGGAGTGCTGGGCTGGCGCGGACTGCCACCGTTGACGCACACCAGCTGCGCATTCTTCACGCCGAGCACGCGTTCATTCCTATGCctgaaaatatagtttaataacGTTTGGGATCACATTTTCCTTTTGTACGGTTATTAATAGTATAGGACATTCActacttttaaacatttaaatagatagattcCTTTAAATCAGGGATTGAAACTTAAGGGTTcctaacaaataaactcaaGAACTACTGCAAAAAATACCGCCTCAGTAAGGTAGCCTTCTCCCTGAGGGCCGTGCGGTCACGGAACAAACGCAACATACATGTAGTATacttcaaattaaatgtagcGTTTGTAATTGGATAAAATACTCCATACTAGTTTAATTAAactcttatattttaacactCCCGCCCCCTCTAACCCCCTCATTAGACCAAAATTCGTTATAATTATACTGTAAACTTGTTTGTCAGTCTATATGTCgggaatttttaatgtaataaataagaataagaataaaatgatCCTGACACACCAACACTTAGCCGAAACTGCTAGAAAGAACCGTTCTTCCTTTATGGTATACCAGCTGCGTCCCACGGTTTCattcgcgtaagtccgtatcccgtaggaatatcgggataaaaagttgcctacatattattccagttgtccagctatctacgtaccaaatttcattgcaatcggtgcagtagtttttgcgtgaaagactaacaaacacacacacacatccttacaaactttctcatttataatattagtaggataggatgtaagcaataagtattaattttgGAAATTCTTTCTAAAGTAAAAGGGAGGGAAGAGGAAGCTTAGTTTCAACGAAACTCGGTCAGATTATAacttaactagcttttgcccgcggcttcgcacgcgttaattcggagtagtttaatagatgtttttatactcacaaacctttctcttgaatcactctatctattaaaaaaaccccaacaaaatccgttgcgcatttttaaagatttaagcatacatagggactgagaaagcgactttgttttatactatgtcgTGATGATCAAACGAGCAGAACTAAAGCTAAACGTAAATATGAATTCTAAACGAACGGGATGatcaagaatatttttatgcttagctatttttttaaccttttgtcttatgtaataaaatagtagaatgttaaatttaataaaagccgcgttccatcgatacaatattgtaatccttgaaattatgtttcatatCGGTTGGCGACGGATGACGCTTCtcaatcatctcaatagatgacGTGGGGTGTCACTTAGGAATATGAAAACGTAAGAGTAGAAGGAATTCACGGAtagggatcacgggtggccgagcgGGTTAGTGCAGCGtgcggtttggcaaaaagacgcgagttcgaatcccgccttgtGATCAATATTGtctattgtttcaaaattgatcatttataaaacatttcaatgctataaaattaataaattaaacagtatataatacatttataatattatatatttaaatttaattgtacgTCCTTTAACtgaaagttaaattatatgcTTATGACATTGTCCAACCATTCtatctatgtaataaattatagaacgCGCACATATTATATGGAAATATGAGTCAGGCATTTGGGGATAAGTAAAAAGCGATGTCGGGATTAAAAGCCGAGGGTGAGGTGACCGCTAGGAGACCCCGTCTAGACTGTGTCATGCccatttgttattaatattaatagctgATAGTGTATAGTTTAGTGACATAGCTCATCGCAAAttgaatactttaattaaagcaCTATTAAGCGAAGCATATTTTAgtgtttataatgtttcatttcTTCTAGCGAATATGactaatgtttttgttttatacttatgataaacatttttataatctcaTATCTTTTTACAATAGTTGAAAATCTACTAACCTTTAGGAATCGATTCAAAAAATACATCTGTTGCCTAACCTGACGGAATAATGAGCAGTGGAAAAATCAATAAtctaaactattattataaagctgaagagtttgtttgtttgtttgaacgcactaatctcatgaactactggtccgttttgaaaaattcttccagtgttagatagcccatttattgaggaaggttatacatgtaccacgggcgaagacgGGGGGACCACTAGTTCCAAATAACTTTCTCCCAATATTTCGAATTAAACTATTCTAAAAAGCACAATCAACCAAAAGTATCatataacgaaaaataaaaacattcagaAATAAACCACTCTATTTAACGTTAATCTTTTAAACAGAAGTGATTTAGATAAAAGGTAAACGCCATAAAATTAAGCGAGTAACTGTATCTGACATCAGAGGCGAGGTCGCTTCAATTTAGACTGCATTGCACGAATCGCTGCCAATTACCTTATCACACTATTTTTACACTAATCATGAGTTTCGAACAGCTCGAcagtgatattttttatgaaatattagatGATCGACGTGTGGGTTGCCTAATGATAAGGGAGCACCgtccataaaaaaatccaGATGCTATATGCCTGTGaaaatggattgccaactttatttgataagggataaagaaaggatttagGAAGAGAATAAAAGATAGGACTGAACTGAGGAAAAGGCAAGGGAAGAAAGATACGGGCCTCCGTCTACCCCACTCACCGAGCGAaacatagtagcatgctactatttcacgccggtcttctgt encodes the following:
- the LOC119830905 gene encoding high affinity cationic amino acid transporter 1-like, with amino-acid sequence MGGKWAGFCRTLRRRRVFEPEQLEEGNLRRCLTVWDLTALGLGSTLGVGVYVLVGSVAMHLAGPAIVVSFLIAAVASLFAGMCYAEFGSRVPKAGSAYIYTYVTVGEFIAYVVGWNMILEALFGTASVARGLSMYVDSMVNKSMSAGFESIAPITAQPFSAYFDFFAFAVVIVLGVLLAVGVRESTSVNNAFALVNMAVILFIIIAGALKADVSNWSIPASQVGEGFGTGGFAPYGVRGVLRGAAVCFYGFVGFDTISSTGEEVKDPRRSIPTSILAVLVVVFLAYASVATVVTMMVPYYMQDVVASVASAFSLVGWEWARWIVSVGAVFGISASLFGALFPLPRLLYAMSSDGLLPHWLAALRNKAPVAATLLPTAVIAVLSAILDLQELVMMMCVGTLLSYTIVAACVILLRYRSDSSSTSKRNFVKIVLGYGEKYPTKTTSNFIKFILVLFASVCLATALILTRVERPLIPAAILHCAGFLLIVVMALQPQNKEELAFKTPLVPLIPCLSMYVNINLMILISVHTWIRVLVWIAIGIPIYIICVCCYKRKEECGGDEEESHVGKNGKPAVQIFVESPTPPDTINHSSNGGDRNAEQKESTLVIQQENIRKMPFITEDIIVQHAYIEDNEEKEAKIIDLLDQVIQAEEESYGEIISLKDHTEDEDDASIAHEPHRKSISELSDAGSDASMGNQVLSKYDVIAQVHREDLPRLEEEEEKSEKPIENADIGTIDTDDVENDTVIIRINNADEENIEELNESDNNSRTDESGYSDTLDKTPLNELFEEKEQFHIPVPPPLDENFFTSPNFKKSYTISSKPTKMRSKELEEEAKPRESVQSNGSCDDGPMIFGSDKQINFMSKLNNIFQNKMSSENENEDEKRTRSHSTGNVVEHTDIAALSRERPQLFYDLKKEIISKETAQNLKPVNAEEKEAEPEPEQDNVSLNREELKSKLENIFASGGPQPLKSRLMKSNPPTPEEAYQTDTSSTESIPKMPKMEKNDTLKRQKAKFGEVLNSFRLTLKDDQV
- the LOC119830906 gene encoding uncharacterized protein LOC119830906, whose translation is MPTAVGGCEVTTLLRQLCGGDGVGHRNERVLGVKNAQLVCVNGGSPRQPSTPQLLRILEETIQKKTPRPLYPPTSKDMEKYRMLLCTPDAVAERLHAYRTKFVQHMLASCMYANSAVGKPWEVIGRVSEQLIDDVILSCAQEMEVQEYIQKMYQSETR